A window of the Pseudomonas sp. B21_DOA genome harbors these coding sequences:
- a CDS encoding glycine betaine ABC transporter substrate-binding protein — MKMRRLLGAGAVLALAMSSTFANAEKQTLNIGYVDGWSDSVATTHVAAEVIKQKLGYDVKLQAVATGIMWQGVATGKLDAMLSAWLPVTHGDYWTKNKDQVVDYGPNFKDAKIGLIVPEYVKAKSIEDLKTDDSFKNRIVGIDAGSGVMLKTDQAIKDYGLDKYSLKASSGAGMIAELTRAEKKNESIAVTGWVPHWMFAKWKLRFLDDPKGVYGEAETVNSIGSKGLEAKAPEVAKFLKNFQWASKDEIGEVMLAIQDGAKPDAAAKDWVAKHPDRVADWTK; from the coding sequence ATGAAGATGCGACGACTTTTAGGCGCAGGTGCCGTTCTGGCGCTTGCGATGAGTTCCACTTTCGCCAACGCTGAAAAACAGACCCTGAATATCGGTTACGTTGACGGCTGGTCCGACAGCGTCGCGACCACTCACGTGGCGGCCGAAGTGATCAAACAGAAACTCGGATATGACGTGAAACTGCAAGCCGTCGCCACCGGGATCATGTGGCAGGGCGTGGCCACCGGCAAACTCGACGCGATGCTCTCGGCCTGGCTGCCGGTGACCCACGGCGATTACTGGACGAAAAACAAGGATCAGGTCGTCGATTACGGCCCGAACTTCAAGGACGCGAAAATCGGCCTGATCGTGCCGGAGTACGTCAAAGCCAAGTCGATCGAAGACCTGAAAACCGACGACAGCTTCAAAAACCGCATCGTCGGTATCGATGCCGGTTCAGGCGTAATGCTCAAGACCGATCAGGCGATCAAGGATTATGGTCTGGACAAGTACAGCCTCAAGGCCAGTTCCGGCGCCGGCATGATTGCCGAGCTGACCCGCGCCGAGAAGAAAAACGAATCCATCGCCGTCACCGGTTGGGTGCCGCACTGGATGTTCGCCAAGTGGAAACTGCGCTTCCTCGACGACCCGAAAGGCGTGTACGGCGAGGCTGAAACCGTCAACAGCATCGGCAGCAAAGGCCTCGAAGCCAAGGCACCGGAAGTGGCCAAGTTCCTGAAAAACTTCCAGTGGGCGTCGAAAGACGAAATCGGCGAGGTCATGCTGGCGATTCAGGACGGTGCCAAGCCTGATGCAGCGGCCAAGGACTGGGTGGCGAAACACCCGGATCGTGTAGCTGACTGGACCAAATAA
- a CDS encoding DUF485 domain-containing protein — translation MNDSIYLSIQNSPRFKELVQKRERFAWILSAIMLGLYSAFILLIAYGPHVLGAKLSPESSITWGIPIGVGLIISAFVLTGIYVRRANGEFDDLNNAILKEAQQ, via the coding sequence ATGAACGACAGCATTTACCTCTCGATTCAAAACAGTCCCCGATTCAAGGAGCTGGTTCAGAAAAGGGAACGATTCGCCTGGATTCTCTCGGCAATCATGCTTGGGCTGTACTCCGCATTCATTCTGCTGATCGCATACGGGCCGCATGTGCTCGGGGCGAAGCTCAGTCCTGAATCGTCAATCACCTGGGGCATCCCGATCGGTGTCGGCCTGATCATTTCGGCCTTCGTCCTGACCGGCATCTATGTGCGCCGCGCCAATGGCGAGTTCGACGACCTGAACAATGCGATTCTCAAGGAGGCTCAGCAATGA